A section of the Streptomyces sp. Je 1-369 genome encodes:
- a CDS encoding BlaI/MecI/CopY family transcriptional regulator, giving the protein MTRVWKWNRPVTVREVLEDLQEERSIAYTTVMTVLDNLHQKGWVRREAEGRAYRYEAVSTRAAYAAALMNEAWSQSDNPAAALVAFFGMMSAEQREALSDAMRIVQGPEVAQRSEVVQRPEVTHSPEVTQPPENPASVERGAER; this is encoded by the coding sequence ATGACGCGGGTGTGGAAGTGGAACCGCCCCGTGACCGTTCGAGAAGTCCTGGAAGACCTTCAGGAGGAACGGTCCATCGCGTACACCACCGTGATGACCGTTTTGGACAATCTCCATCAGAAGGGCTGGGTGCGCCGCGAAGCGGAAGGCCGCGCCTATCGATATGAGGCGGTCTCCACTCGTGCCGCCTACGCAGCCGCACTGATGAACGAAGCCTGGTCGCAGAGCGACAACCCCGCCGCCGCACTCGTCGCCTTCTTCGGCATGATGTCGGCGGAACAGCGGGAAGCGCTGAGCGACGCGATGCGTATCGTCCAAGGCCCCGAAGTCGCGCAACGCTCCGAAGTCGTCCAGCGCCCCGAAGTCACCCACTCCCCCGAAGTCACCCAACCCCCCGAGAACCCCGCCTCCGTCGAGCGCGGCGCAGAGCGATAG
- a CDS encoding amino-acid N-acetyltransferase: MPAEVPERNEVSELSSKAVSVRRARTSDVPGVRRLLDSYVRERILLDKATVTLYEDIQEFWVAERDDNAELVGCGALHVMWEDLAEVRTLAVNPEVRGAGVGHQLLGKLLRTAGWLGVRKVFCLTFEVDFFAKHGFVEIGETPVDGDVYSELLRSYDEGVAEFLGLERVKPNTLGNSRMLLHL, from the coding sequence ATGCCAGCAGAGGTCCCCGAACGCAACGAAGTCAGCGAACTCAGCTCAAAAGCAGTCTCCGTCCGGAGGGCGCGAACCTCCGATGTGCCGGGCGTCCGCCGGCTCCTCGACTCCTACGTCCGCGAGCGCATCCTCCTGGACAAAGCGACGGTGACGCTTTACGAGGACATCCAGGAGTTCTGGGTGGCGGAACGCGACGACAACGCGGAGTTGGTCGGCTGCGGCGCTCTGCACGTCATGTGGGAAGACCTCGCCGAAGTGCGCACACTGGCCGTGAATCCCGAGGTCAGGGGTGCCGGAGTGGGGCATCAGCTGTTGGGCAAGTTGCTGCGGACCGCCGGTTGGCTCGGCGTCCGCAAGGTTTTCTGTCTCACCTTCGAAGTCGACTTCTTCGCGAAGCACGGCTTCGTGGAGATCGGCGAGACTCCGGTCGACGGAGATGTCTACAGCGAGCTCCTGCGTTCCTATGACGAGGGCGTCGCCGAGTTCCTCGGCCTCGAACGAGTGAAACCGAACACCTTGGGCAACAGCCGGATGCTTCTGCATCTGTGA
- a CDS encoding type III pantothenate kinase, whose product MLLTIDVGNTHTVLGLFDGEDIVEHWRISTDARRTADELAVLLHGLMGMHPLLGDELGDGIDGIAICSTVPSVLHELREVTRRYYGDVPAVLVEPGIKTGVPILMDNPKEVGADRIINAVAAVELYGGPAIVVDFGTATTFDAVSARGEYAGGVIAPGIEISVEALGVRGAQLRKIELARPRSVIGKNTVEAMQAGILYGFAGQVDGVVNRMARELAGAGGDPDDVTVIATGGLAPMVLGEASVIDEHEPWLTLIGLRLVYERNVARS is encoded by the coding sequence ATGCTGCTGACCATCGACGTAGGCAACACCCACACCGTCCTCGGCCTCTTCGACGGCGAGGACATCGTCGAGCACTGGCGCATCTCCACGGACGCGCGCCGCACCGCCGACGAGCTCGCCGTGCTCCTGCACGGCCTGATGGGCATGCACCCGCTGCTCGGCGACGAGCTCGGCGACGGCATCGACGGCATCGCCATCTGCTCGACCGTCCCCTCGGTCCTGCACGAGCTGCGCGAGGTCACCCGGCGCTACTACGGGGACGTCCCCGCCGTCCTCGTCGAGCCCGGCATCAAGACCGGCGTCCCGATCCTCATGGACAACCCCAAGGAGGTCGGCGCCGACCGCATCATCAACGCGGTGGCGGCGGTCGAGCTCTACGGGGGCCCGGCGATCGTCGTCGACTTCGGCACCGCCACGACCTTCGACGCGGTGTCCGCGCGCGGGGAGTACGCGGGCGGGGTCATCGCCCCCGGCATCGAGATCTCCGTGGAGGCTCTCGGTGTACGAGGAGCTCAGCTCCGGAAGATCGAACTGGCCCGGCCGCGCAGCGTCATCGGCAAGAACACGGTGGAGGCCATGCAGGCGGGCATCCTGTACGGCTTCGCCGGGCAGGTCGACGGGGTCGTGAACCGGATGGCCCGCGAACTGGCGGGCGCGGGCGGGGACCCCGACGACGTCACGGTCATCGCGACGGGCGGTCTCGCGCCGATGGTCCTCGGCGAGGCGTCGGTCATCGACGAGCACGAACCGTGGCTGACGCTGATCGGGCTTCGGCTCGTCTACGAGCGGAACGTTGCCCGGAGCTGA